The following are from one region of the Lytechinus variegatus isolate NC3 chromosome 4, Lvar_3.0, whole genome shotgun sequence genome:
- the LOC121414231 gene encoding POU domain, class 3, transcription factor 4-like has translation MDTVISTPYSVSLSPADITSSSSSSILSSSTDHIHHNITSLSDNSMQSGQVNVMYQKLGNEFLQPQGGNGLPLAHHGAQWVTGLSAPPHGDPTSHWAGVPAHLLGHGQDIKPNLGQTRDEINELHRSSHSHVQSAATWNTGNAHMAMPMSMTMPMTTSSGGGPLGHTPTSAHPMYTYGAMNGMMSCAQQFGQNGPMRGVLGPGGGQLASHNGSETVIEDDAPSSDDLEQFAKTFKQRRIKLGYTQADVGLALGTLYGNVFSQTTICRFEALQLSFKNMCKLKPLLAKWLEEADSTSGSPTSLDKIAAQGRKRKKRTSIEVTIKGALENAFLKQPKPSAQEISSLADGLQLEKEVVRVWFCNRRQKEKRMTPPLNGIGPGGMQSADSPPAGQAATGDHVLPHSTASGLHHHHHPVITSLSSHAHHIGPGSSPIHGPPASVSPPAVHSPISSALTPHSQHQAQPVQ, from the coding sequence ATGGATACCGTTATATCGACTCCCTATTCAGTGAGTTTATCCCCAGCCGATATCACCTCGTCATCTAGCAGTTCGATCCTCAGTTCATCGACAGACCACATACATCACAACATCACTAGTCTCTCCGACAACAGCATGCAGTCGGGACAGGTCAACGTGATGTATCAGAAATTGGGCAACGAGTTCCTGCAGCCACAGGGCGGCAACGGGTTACCGCTCGCCCATCACGGGGCGCAGTGGGTGACGGGATTGAGCGCTCCGCCGCACGGCGACCCGACGAGTCACTGGGCAGGGGTCCCTGCCCATCTTCTTGGCCACGGTCAGGATATCAAACCGAACTTGGGACAAACTCGAGAcgaaataaatgaattacatCGATCCAGCCATTCACATGTGCAGTCAGCGGCGACATGGAACACGGGAAACGCTCACATGGCAATGCCGATGTCGATGACCATGCCGATGACGACGTCGAGCGGTGGGGGACCATTAGGACACACGCCGACCAGCGCTCATCCTATGTATACATACGGTGCAATGAACGGCATGATGAGTTGTGCTCAACAGTTTGGACAAAATGGACCGATGAGGGGTGTTCTTGGACCAGGCGGTGGTCAGTTAGCAAGTCACAATGGTTCCGAAACGGTGATCGAAGACGACGCGCCGTCGTCGGATGATCTCGAGCAGTTTGCCAAGACATTCAAACAACGTCGCATAAAGCTTGGCTACACGCAAGCCGATGTTGGACTCGCCTTGGGTACCTTGTATGGTAATGTTTTTAGCCAAACGACAATCTGTCGGTTCGAAGCCCTACAACTTAGCTTCAAAAACATGTGTAAACTGAAGCCGCTTCTTGCAAAGTGGTTAGAAGAGGCAGATTCAACTTCAGGCTCGCCGACAAGCCTTGATAAGATCGCTGCtcaagggagaaagagaaagaagcgTACAAGTATCGAAGTTACTATCAAAGGAGCACTCGAAAATGCATTTCTAAAACAGCCAAAGCCGTCGGCACAAGAAATATCTTCTCTCGCTGATGGACTCCAACTCGAGAAAGAGGTTGTGAGGGTTTGGTTTTGCAATCGAAGGCAGAAGGAGAAAAGAATGACACCGCCGCTGAATGGAATCGGACCTGGAGGTATGCAAAGCGCCGATTCACCACCAGCCGGTCAAGCAGCGACGGGAGACCACGTCCTCCCGCACTCGACGGCATCGGGactccatcaccaccaccaccccgtGATCACGAGTCTGTCGTCGCACGCGCACCACATCGGCCCCGGATCGTCGCCCATCCACGGCCCTCCCGCCTCCGTGTCCCCGCCAGCCGTCCACTCCCCAATCAGCTCAGCGTTGACGCCTCACAGTCAACACCAAGCCCAACCTGTGCAGTGA